CCGTCTTGCGCGGACAGCGTCGCCTTTGTGTTTCAGGAGACGAGAGCCTCTGCCCCACCCACCTGCCACCTTCCCGTGAACCCCATGCCCGACAACATTCCCGGCACGCCGTTTCCGCCTCGACCCCTTTGTCCGTCAGACCGACCCGGGCCGACCGGCCATAGCACATCGTTTTACGCCCGGCCCGCAGGAACCGCCCTGGGGCGCATGGCCCGCTGTCTCCTTCCGGTCATGGCGGCGGCCTGCTGGACCGTCTGGTCCTCTACCGGTTTGGCCGCAGGCGCCGAGGCCGTCCCGGGTGCGCCGGGAGGCGATACGGCCGCATCCGTCTCAGCCGCGCCGTCCGCCGCCGTTTCGGACATGGAGACCGTGCGCCGGGAATTCGCCCAGACCGTGACCGGCAAGACCATGGAACGCCTGGAACGCATGAAAAAGCGCAAGGCCCTGTCGGAAAAAGCCTTCTCCCTCAGAACCTCCAGGCTGGCGGCCGCGGCCGATGCGGCCTATCTGGCCCAGGCGGCAAAGGACGCCCAAACCCGGCTCGTCCCGGCCCTGGGCGACAACCCGCCCGACCAGTATTTTGTCTACGTGGACCGCAATCCGACCCGCCAACTGATCTTCCTGGGTTTTTACGACGCAGGCAAGGCCACGGTGGCGCTTGTGGGCGGGGATCTGGTGTCCACCGGGCTTTTACGGCGCGGGCAGGACTCGTTCCTCACCCCCACCGGGGTGTTCGAGCATTTGCCGGACAACTTCGGCTACCGGGCCCAGGGCACGAAAAACCAGAACGGCTGGCGGGGACTCGGCGGCAAGGGCAGCCGGGTGTGGGATTTCGGATACCAGCAAAGCCCCCGGGAGTTCCGCCAGGGGATCTATGAAAGCCAGATGCGGCTGCTCATGCACGCCACGGACCCCGACCAGGGCGAACCCCGCCTGGGTCGAATGGACTCCAAGGGCTGCGTGCGCGTGTCCTCGGACATGAACCGCTTCCTGGACCGCCGCAGCATCCTGGACCGGCACTACGAGAGGCTGGCCGCAGAAAAACCCGGCACATGGCTGTTGGCCCCGGATCGCACCCCGGTGAGCACCCCGGGCAGCTTCCTGGTGGTGGGCGACACCTCGGCCGCCGAAAGCGCCGCACGCTGAATCTGGGCCGAGCTGCCGTTGCCGCCTTTTGGGGCGGCCCGCTCCGGCGATGGCGTCTCCCCGCCCGCCCCTTCCCGGCGCATCTCGCGGATCAGCTCCTCCAGTTCCCCGGCCTCCCCGGCCAGGGAGGCCACGGCCCCGGCCGCACCGCTCATGCCCCCGGCGGTCTGCCGGGCCACATCCTCCACCTCGGCCACGGCCCGCAGGATGTCCTCGTGGATCACGGCCTGATCCGCCAGGGACGCGGCAACACCCGTAATCCGCGTGGCCGTCTCCCGCGACGAATCGACGATCACCGAAAACACCTCACCCGACCGGCTCACCAGCTCCCGGGCCTCGTCCACGGAATCCGCCGCCTGCCGGGCCCCGGCGACATTGCGCTCTGCAGAATCCT
Above is a genomic segment from Desulfolutivibrio sulfodismutans DSM 3696 containing:
- a CDS encoding L,D-transpeptidase family protein, whose product is MARCLLPVMAAACWTVWSSTGLAAGAEAVPGAPGGDTAASVSAAPSAAVSDMETVRREFAQTVTGKTMERLERMKKRKALSEKAFSLRTSRLAAAADAAYLAQAAKDAQTRLVPALGDNPPDQYFVYVDRNPTRQLIFLGFYDAGKATVALVGGDLVSTGLLRRGQDSFLTPTGVFEHLPDNFGYRAQGTKNQNGWRGLGGKGSRVWDFGYQQSPREFRQGIYESQMRLLMHATDPDQGEPRLGRMDSKGCVRVSSDMNRFLDRRSILDRHYERLAAEKPGTWLLAPDRTPVSTPGSFLVVGDTSAAESAAR